A region from the Palaemon carinicauda isolate YSFRI2023 chromosome 9, ASM3689809v2, whole genome shotgun sequence genome encodes:
- the LOC137646458 gene encoding uncharacterized protein, with protein MGDDDPGAVGGNPTYVFTNDLMGIKPLSFYWQGSNLPHSFKTFRRYCELILATPTYTCKQGPEIVNYILLWMGPQAVEIFDNWTHLTDEQRSSPTDVWEAFVNYFEPKSNFRLAHFQLRELIQRQEEPIDSYINRLKVQAQRCNFEGNNLEDNLIDQVIKGTAHVAVRKKLLDQDLKQLTLDKAIDLARTFEATQAQLQQLGHVNKSIDSLQKAKSRHKRRPKAKNCFFCGGKPHDRKDCPAVDDMCKLCSKMGHWAKACQNTKGARSKSSVRSKPQNSRSQSSANANQSQPKLQQRFDRQVSAVNTYDLSSDFESMSFNVVNNDANRSEAYASLKIEPYPDRTTNLRGKVDTGAQSNILPLRTFRNIFPHYVNSDGIPTSTTPSKTTLTAYNRTVIRQHGTVVLPCKFAENKWANCEFYVVETDGPVIFGLTMCTKLGLVTLNCAVTQSDSSVRYTSLENMKRHFPDWFEGIGKFSSEQKLTLKDDANPVRHPPRRAPIQLREQIKSELDRMVGLEVIRPVAEPTDWVSSITYVTKPDGSLRICLDPKDLNRALKRGQHHTPTVEELTHVFAGATVFSKLDAKHGYWCIPLDHDSQLLTTFNSPFGRYCFRRLPFGLNVSQDLFQRGMDEILQGLPGVVSIADDIIVYASTPAEHSERLSTLFNRTRERGLVFNPGKCAISVSEVQFFGNIYSKSGVRPDPVKVQAIAQLKASTSISELQSFLGIANHLAPFVPNLSDHTAPLRKLLQKDIDFQWHPEHDEAFMSVKQLICQAGSLTYFDQSKLSVIQVDASQGALGAALLQDGRPIAFASKSLTDIEMHYANIEHELLACVFGAERFHTYIYGKPFVIESDHKPLEMISKKNLTAAPAWLQRMFLRLQRYDYNIKYKPGREMTLPDSLSRLPKHGADKPIDLNIKVCYVQFSNNKLAELRGATASDDELILLQKYIISGFPEKQRDLPAEIRKYWPYRDELSIENGLTIKGEQLVVPESLRTQYLETIQEGH; from the coding sequence ATGGGGGATGATGACCCAGGTGCGGTAGGGGGCAACCCAACATATGTATTCACAAATGACTTGATGGGCATAAAGCCACTCAGCTTTTATTGGCAAGGTTCCAACTTGCCACATTCattcaaaactttcagaagatattGCGAACTGATCCTTGCCACTCCCACCTACACTTGCAAACAGGGGCCAGAGATAGTAAACTACATACTCCTCTGGATGGGGCCTCAAGCGGTAGAGATTTTTGACAACTGGACTCACCTCACGGATGAGCAACGTTCCAGTCCGACCGATGTGTGGGAAGCGTTTGTTAACTATTTTGAGCCCAAGTCCAACTTCAGGCTCGCCCATTTCCAGCTGCGCGAACTCATACAGCGGCAGGAGGAGCCGATTGACAGCTATATCAACCGTCTCAAGGTGCAGGCTCAACGATGCAATTTTGAAGGAAACAACCTTGAAGATAACCTCATCGACCAGGTTATCAAAGGTACAGCACATGTCGCAGTAAGAAAAAAGCTCTTGGACCAAGATCTGAAACAACTCACGCTTGACAAAGCAATCGATCTTGCGAGAACTTTTGAGGCAACGCAGGCCCAGCTACAACAATTGGGGCACGTCAACAAATCCATCGACTCCCTTCAGAAGGCGAAGTCGAGACACAAGAGGCGTCCGAAAGCAAAAAACTGTTTTTTCTGTGGCGGAAAACCACATGACCGCAAGGACTGTCCCGCCGTAGATGATATGTGTAAACTGTGTTCGAAAATGGGTCACTGGGCAAAGGCTTGTCAAAACACTAAGGGAGCCCGTTCTAAGTCTAGTGTACGCTCCAAACCTCAGAACAGCCGATCGCAGTCAAGCGCAAATGCGAACCAATCACAGCCAAAGCTGCAACAGCGATTCGACCGCCAAGTTAGCGCGGTGAATACGTACGACCTGAGCAGTGACTTTGAAAGCATGTCTTTCAATGTAGTGAACAATGATGCCAACAGATCGGAAGCTTACGCATCGCTAAAAATCGAGCCGTACCCTGATCGCACGACAAACTTGCGCGGGAAGGTCGACACAGGTGCGCAGAGTAACATCCTTCCACTCAGGACATTCCGTAACATATTCCCTCACTATGTCAACTCggatggcatcccgacatctacaaCTCCGTCCAAGACGACGCTCACCGCCTACAACAGAACCGTCATCCGCCAGCACGGTACTGTCGTACTGCCGTGCAAATTTGCCGAAAATAAATGGGCAAACTGTGAGTTCTATGTGGTCGAGACCGATGGTCCTGTTATTTTTGGTCTAACCATGTGCACGAAACTCGGTCTAGTCACGCTTAACTGTGCCGTTACTCAATCCGACAGTAGTGTGCGTTATACCTCATTGGAAAACATGAAAAGACACTTCCCTGACTGGTTCGAGGGTATCGGTAAATTCAGCTCTGAGCAGAAACTAACTCTGAAGGATGACGCAAACCCAGTAAGACACCCGCCGAGACGAGCGCCCATTCAACTACGCGAGCAGATCAAAAGCGAACTTGATCGTATGGTGGGTCTTGAAGTAATCCGTCCCGTAGCGGAACCCACCGATTGGGTGTCCAGTATTACATATGTGACAAAACCCGATGGATCTCTCAGAATATGCTTGGATCCAAAAGACCTCAACCGTGCTCTAAAGAGAGGTCAACACCACACGCCGACTGTGGAAGAACTAACACATGTTTTTGCTGGTGCAACAGTTTTCAGCAAGCTCGATGCAAAGCATGGCTACTGGTGCATCCCACTCGACCATGACAGCCAGCTGCTGACCACATTCAATAGCCCATTCGGGAGGTACTGCTTCCGAAGGCTCCCCTTTGGACTCAATGTAAGTCAGGATCTGTTTCAGCGAGGGATGGACGAGATCTTGCAAGGGCTACCCGGCGTTGTGTCCATTGCGGACGATATTATTGTATACGCATCCACACCAGCAGAGCATTCTGAGAGACTATCCACACTTTTCAATCGAACTAGAGAGAGAGGACTCGTGTTCAACCCCGGGAAATGCGCAATATCCGTGTCAGAGGTACAATtctttggcaacatctattccaaaagtggAGTCCGACCTGACCCAGTCAAAGTCCAAGCCATCGCTCAGCTCAAAGCGTCGACTTCTATCAGTGAACTACAATCGTTCCTCGGAATAGCGAACCATCTGGCACCGTTCGTACCTAACCTAAGTGACCACACCGCCCCGCTGCGCAAGTTACTTCAAAAGGACATTGATTTCCAGTGGCATCCTGAACACGACGAAGCCTTCATGTCTGTAAAACAGCTTATCTGCCAAGCAGGATCTCTCACTTACTTTGACCAGTCAAAGCTGTCTGTAATCCAAGTAGACGCGAGTCAAGGAGCTCTTGGTGCAGCACTACTTCAAGATGGCCGACCTATCGCTTTTGCATCGAAAAGTCTTACAGACATCGAAATGCACTACGCCAACATTGAACATGAACTATTGGCATGCGTCTTCGGTGCCGAACGTTTCCATACATACATTTACGGCAAACCATTTGTCATCGAGTCTGATCACAAACCACTCGAAATGATCAGTAAGAAGAACTTAACTGCCGCCCCAGCATGGCTACAACGGATGTTCCTGCGACTTCAGCGCTACGATTACAATATAAAGTACAAACCCGGGAGGGAGATGACTTTGCCCGACAGCTTATCGCGACTCCCAAAACACGGCGCCGACAAGCCGATAGACTTGAATATCAAAGTGTGCTATGTACAGTTCAGCAACAACAAGCTAGCGGAACTCAGAGGCGCAACAGCTAGTGACGACGAACTCATACTACTGCAGAAGTATATCATCAGCGGATTTCCCGAGAAGCAGAGAGACTTGCCTGCCGAGATCCGTAAATATTGGCCATATCGTGACGAACTCAGTATCGAAAACGGTCTTACGATCAAGGGTGAACAGCTCGTGGTCCCGGAAAGTCTGCGTACACAGTACCTCGAAACTATTCAAGAAGGTCACTAA
- the LOC137646459 gene encoding tigger transposable element-derived protein 1-like → MGPKQASASKGSEKKKRMMTMEIKNEIIEKHESGVRVTELARQYKRSTSTICTILKQKDAIKSTKPYKGVTILSKQWRDIHDEMERLLVIWINEKQLAGDSVTETIICEKASRIYVGLEGKQAFKARRGWLDNFKKRTGIHSVVRYGEAANSDSKAAADFVTTFASVIAQHGYIPQQVFNCDETGLFWKKMPRRTFITADEKRLPKDRLTLALFANASGDCKVKLLLVYS, encoded by the coding sequence atgggtccaaagcaagcgagtgcaagcaagggtagtgaaaagaaaaagcgtatgatgacaatggagataaagaatgaaataatcgaaaaacatgagagtggtgtgcGAGTGACTGAACTGGCTCGCCAATAtaagaggagtacatcaacaatatgtaccatcctaaagcagaaggatgctataaagagcaccaagccttacaaaggagtaaccatcctttccaagcagTGGAGGGatatccatgatgagatggagaggcttcttgtAATATGGATAAATGAGAAACAGTTGGCAGGtgatagcgtgaccgagactatcatatgtgaaaaggccagcagaatctatgtTGGCTTGGAAGGGAAGCAAGCCTTCAAAGCCCGTCGTGGCTGGTTAGATAACTttaaaaaacggactgggatacactcggttgtgaggtaTGGGGAAGCAGCAAATTCCGACTCAAAAGCCgcggcggacttcgtcacaacctttgcctcggttattgcCCAACATGGCTACATCcctcaacaagtcttcaactgtgatgaaactggccttttctggaagaagatgcccaggaggacattcatcacggcagatGAGAAGAGATTAccgaaggaccggttaactctagccttgtttgccaatgccagtggtgactgtaaggtcaagctaCTGCTGGTGTACAGTTAG